The following proteins come from a genomic window of Bacillota bacterium:
- a CDS encoding DnaD domain protein yields MYFQEYKSILYSDTLVPDIFISEYLPSMPGEQVKVYLYCLFLSKYNKKATTEDLSKKLGMDYDSVSNAISALVNLGVMSRKDNTINILDLKEKEINKIYRLKSTSTPEEAILSSERNAKRRKIIAAINNNFFQGLMSPSWYTNIDAWFDKYKFEEDVMYALFQHCYDYKGLSPSYIEKVADNWHSKNIINSFDLDTYFIQYQKVKDIKQKIVKKLKLNRFLTEYEEEYVEKWVENFGFNFEIIDLALKKTTSKTNPNFNYVHAILKDWAEKGFKSREEILEYEKSKKRSYNKKQDQDSAVPQHSNFEQRKYDEEYYDKFFDNIEK; encoded by the coding sequence ATGTACTTTCAGGAATATAAATCGATTTTGTATTCCGACACCCTTGTGCCTGATATATTTATAAGTGAATATTTGCCATCCATGCCGGGAGAACAGGTAAAGGTATACTTATACTGCCTTTTTCTTAGTAAATACAACAAAAAAGCAACCACCGAAGACCTCTCAAAAAAACTGGGAATGGATTATGATAGCGTAAGCAATGCAATTTCCGCCCTTGTTAATCTTGGGGTAATGAGCAGAAAAGATAACACCATCAATATATTAGATTTGAAAGAAAAGGAAATAAATAAAATATACAGGCTGAAATCAACTTCAACACCTGAGGAAGCTATTTTAAGTTCCGAAAGAAATGCCAAGCGGAGAAAAATAATTGCAGCAATTAATAATAACTTCTTCCAGGGGCTAATGTCCCCATCCTGGTATACTAATATAGACGCCTGGTTTGACAAATACAAGTTTGAAGAAGATGTAATGTATGCCCTTTTCCAACATTGTTACGATTATAAAGGCCTATCTCCGAGCTATATTGAAAAAGTGGCCGATAATTGGCACAGTAAGAATATCATAAATAGTTTTGACCTGGATACATATTTCATACAATATCAGAAAGTAAAGGATATTAAGCAAAAGATAGTAAAAAAGCTAAAACTCAATAGATTTCTTACAGAGTATGAAGAAGAGTATGTAGAAAAGTGGGTAGAAAACTTTGGCTTTAATTTTGAAATAATTGATCTTGCCCTAAAGAAAACCACTTCAAAAACTAATCCTAATTTCAATTATGTACACGCTATTTTAAAAGATTGGGCTGAAAAAGGTTTTAAATCCAGGGAAGAAATACTTGAGTATGAAAAAAGCAAAAAGCGAAGTTACAACAAAAAACAAGACCAAGACTCTGCTGTGCCTCAGCATAGCAATTTTGAGCAGAGGAAATATGATGAAGAATACTACGATAAATTCTTTGACAACATAGAAAAATGA
- a CDS encoding ATP-binding protein — MNTNIYNLIKKEYEKKQRQAYEKLMDKKKEVFSAIPELEEIENKIQASGLTYSKLILSGKKSWDTEVSALLLDMEKLRNRKKLLLEANHYPQDYLEPEYECEKCKDTGFIDDNGIAVKCHCYRQKLINYLYDQSNLSLVKLENFNTFNEKYYPDIVDEKRYGIKISPRENILKIKDRCIAFINNFDSRDEKNLFFSGPPGVGKTFMASCIARELLNMGKTVLYQTAPVMFSTINEYKFRFSGTEEYSDTAYRNIFEVELLIIDDLGIEPTSPARYAELLTILNTRQANNLTRPCKTIISTNIGPKQLYEYYTERVVSRIVGYFDRLIFAGEDIRTIRK, encoded by the coding sequence ATGAACACAAACATATATAATTTAATAAAAAAAGAATACGAAAAAAAGCAAAGACAAGCCTATGAAAAGCTTATGGATAAAAAGAAAGAAGTGTTTTCCGCAATACCCGAATTGGAAGAAATAGAAAATAAAATTCAGGCATCAGGCCTTACATACAGTAAGCTGATATTATCCGGCAAAAAATCATGGGATACTGAAGTTTCAGCCCTTCTTTTGGATATGGAAAAGCTTAGGAACAGAAAAAAACTGTTGCTTGAAGCAAACCATTATCCCCAGGACTATCTTGAGCCTGAATATGAATGTGAAAAGTGCAAAGATACGGGATTTATTGACGATAACGGTATTGCAGTAAAATGTCATTGCTACCGCCAAAAGCTTATTAATTACCTATATGACCAGTCGAACTTAAGCCTGGTTAAACTGGAAAATTTTAATACCTTCAATGAAAAATACTACCCTGACATAGTTGATGAAAAAAGGTACGGGATTAAAATATCACCCAGGGAAAACATTTTGAAGATAAAAGACAGGTGCATTGCTTTTATTAATAATTTTGACTCACGAGATGAGAAAAACCTGTTTTTCAGCGGTCCACCAGGGGTTGGAAAAACTTTCATGGCAAGCTGTATAGCCAGGGAACTGCTTAACATGGGGAAGACTGTCCTCTACCAAACTGCGCCTGTAATGTTCAGCACAATTAATGAGTATAAGTTCAGGTTCTCCGGAACTGAAGAATATAGTGATACGGCTTACAGGAATATTTTTGAAGTAGAGCTTCTTATAATAGATGATTTGGGAATTGAGCCAACAAGCCCTGCAAGATACGCAGAACTTTTAACTATACTTAATACAAGGCAGGCAAATAACCTCACCCGTCCTTGTAAAACCATAATATCAACCAATATCGGCCCAAAGCAGTTATATGAATATTATACTGAAAGGGTAGTGTCCCGTATTGTGGGTTATTTTGACAGGTTAATATTTGCAGGAGAAGATATCAGAACAATAAGGAAATAA
- a CDS encoding CPBP family intramembrane metalloprotease, with amino-acid sequence MEFYHKGELYRENLEDKSVRKPGILMVGVLYSIIVILFILIGYRVQKKGFYSGVLITEVVLILLPAIISLVIFKYDIKKVLRLNKVGFLNLFLIFWIMIFSIPVVGMFNMINIWLVWYIFGKTIIVQPPAVTSYGGLVLNILSVGLAAGICEEVLFRGVVQRGLEKLGAAASIILTAFLFSIMHIHFERLFGTFLLGALIGFIVYRTNSLYGGIFAHFVNNTAGVLVMFAANKLSDISKMAGVEPNTDPELLFDMFNKMPLEQLVAVIIVWAFIIMISVIILAALLFALVKNTGQDVEKITREKEKTNKKELLGFIPGVLILGTIYYMQGMVLKGFESQVASFIYKLLGL; translated from the coding sequence GCATATTGATGGTGGGGGTACTGTATTCAATAATTGTCATTCTTTTTATACTTATTGGTTACAGGGTACAAAAAAAGGGTTTTTACTCGGGAGTGCTAATTACGGAAGTAGTGCTTATTCTCCTCCCTGCGATTATATCACTCGTAATATTCAAGTATGATATCAAAAAAGTATTAAGGCTTAATAAGGTCGGCTTTTTAAACCTTTTCCTGATATTCTGGATTATGATTTTCTCCATACCTGTAGTAGGGATGTTCAACATGATAAATATATGGCTGGTATGGTATATTTTCGGAAAAACTATTATAGTCCAACCCCCGGCCGTTACCAGTTATGGGGGACTTGTTTTGAATATACTTTCTGTCGGTTTAGCTGCCGGTATATGCGAAGAAGTCCTTTTCAGGGGGGTTGTCCAGAGAGGCCTGGAAAAACTGGGAGCAGCGGCTTCAATAATTCTTACTGCTTTTCTTTTCAGTATTATGCATATTCATTTTGAAAGGCTTTTCGGTACATTCTTACTTGGGGCCCTTATAGGGTTTATAGTTTACAGAACCAATTCCCTTTATGGAGGCATATTTGCCCATTTTGTCAATAATACCGCAGGAGTCCTGGTTATGTTTGCAGCCAACAAATTGTCGGATATTTCAAAAATGGCAGGAGTTGAGCCAAATACGGACCCGGAACTTTTGTTTGACATGTTCAATAAAATGCCGCTGGAGCAGTTGGTTGCTGTTATTATAGTATGGGCATTTATAATAATGATAAGTGTAATTATATTGGCTGCTTTATTATTTGCCTTAGTAAAAAATACCGGTCAGGATGTTGAAAAAATAACCAGGGAAAAAGAAAAAACAAATAAGAAGGAGCTTTTGGGTTTTATTCCTGGAGTGCTAATCTTAGGCACCATATATTACATGCAAGGAATGGTATTAAAGGGTTTTGAAAGCCAGGTTGCAAGTTTTATCTACAAGTTGCTGGGTTTGTAA